From a single Apostichopus japonicus isolate 1M-3 chromosome 12, ASM3797524v1, whole genome shotgun sequence genomic region:
- the LOC139977613 gene encoding uncharacterized protein, producing MPDLSIKPGWVVPCLERTDLPNLLKDIPDRYCERLPVTKRAQLKEYLNSISRLEELPPLPDIWDLLELDQVERIPDSEEQSSDQLETLKGRIQPTCPVVTIGTQGRDVVAKEVIEVSD from the exons ATGCCAGATCTCTCAATCAAGCCAGGATGGGTTGTACCATGTTTAGAAAGAACTGATCTTCCAAATCTTTTGAAGGATATTCCTGATCGATATTGTGAACGTTTGCCCGTCACAAAGAGAGCTCAATTGAAAGAGTATCTTAACTCCATTTCACGTCTTGAAGAG CTACCACCTCTGCCTGACATTTGGGATCTCTTAGAGCTTGACCAAGTTGAAAGAATTCCTGATAGTGAGGAACAAAGTTCTGACCAGTTAGAGACTTTGAAGGGTAGAATCCAACCAACATGCCCTGTG GTAACAATTGGAACTCAAGGCCGTGATGTTGTTGCTAAAGAAGTCATTGAGGTATCTGACTAA